GGTTTAACAGTCGGTGATTTTATGCTTCGTCAACCATATAATCCTGAGAATAATCCAGTACAATCAAAGCTTATGAATGGTTTTAATGAATTTGTTGATTATAAAGACAACAATAGCTATTTATGGGGGCCTTCATCTATACACGCAGTCAAAAATATGATGAGATCATATGATAAAACAAGATGGTTTCAGTTTATAAGAGGAGTTGAAAGTGGAGGGTATGTCAGAAACTTAACTTCTTGTGTTTATGATAATAAAGGTGTTCTAGAAACAAAAGCTCCTTTAAATGTATTATTTGCAGACTATATGGAGCTTTCTTTAGCAAATATAGGACTTATTCCATTTGTTGGTGAAAAAGGGACAAATAATGCCTGCTTTTTTAGCATAAACTCAACTAAGAAGGTTGAAGAGTTTGTAGATGATTTTGATTCTGCAAATTCAAGGTTAATAGCAAATCTTTCTTATACCTTATGTATATCAAGAATTTCACATTTTATTAAATGTGTTATTAGGGATAAGATTGGTAGTGTTGTTGGTGCAGAAGAAATTCAAGGGATACTCTCTGATTGGATATCAGAGTTCGTAACAACGGTATATCAACCAACTCCATTAGAGATGTCTAGATATCCGTTTAGAAATGTGTCTATAGAAGTTAAACCAATACCTGGTAAGCCAGGTTGGTATTCATGTAAGGTAAATGTTATTCCTCATATTCAGTTTGAAGGAATGGATACTACAATGACTATAGACACAAGGCTTGAGCCAGAATTATTTGGTCAAGCTGCATCATAGTAAATAAATGAGGAGAGATAATCATGAGTGAGATAATATCAAGACAAACTGTAACAAGTGGTCAAACAATATCAGTGAGAACTGGGACAACAGCTTGCATAGGCTCGCATCCTGATCCTAGAATATTTGTTGACTCATTAGAGATTGCAGGAGAAAAAATAGATAAAAAAATAGTAGCTATTGAGGGTGGTGATGATGTTACTAAAGCTGATGATGCTACGGCCGCAGCTAGTGTAATATCTTTAACTATTACTCCGGGTTCTATAAATCCAACTATAAGTATTGTTTTAGGAACTTTAATAAACTCTAGTACGCGAGTAAAAATACAGGAAAAAGTTTCTGATATTTTAAAAGCTGGAGCTACTGATATGAACATTAAGTTGGGAAGCTCTAACAAAAAGCAAGAGTATAAAACAGATGAAAAGTGGGGCATTGTGATAGATCTATCTAACCTTGAATTATATCCAATAAGTGCTGATGCTTTTAGTATTAGTATAGAGCCAACAGAGCTTATGGGTGTTTCTAAAGATGGTATGAGATATCATATTATATCTATTGATGGACTTACAACTGATAAGGGAAGTTTACCTGTATGTAGCGCTGCTAGTACAGATAAAGGTGTAGCTAAAATAGGTTATATTGCAGCATCTGCTTAAGTTATTAGTTAGTAAGGATTCTAAAATGTTCCTAGAAAGATTGTATTGGGAAGACGGTCTAAGATTAGATAGTAAAGTTTTAGATAAATCTGATACTACACTCGCTGAGAAGGCTGCATATGCAAACTTTCTCCCATCTAATCTTCGGCAGGGTATAGTTAGCTTCGATTTAGATATGGAGAGCCTAAGTTCAGGGCTAATTCTTGTTAAGGAGCTAAAGCTTTACATAGAGGATAAAAGCTTAGTTTTATTTGATAAAACATATCCTTTATCTGTTCAAGTTAAAGATGAGGAGCTAGCTGCCGCAATTCCTCTTTTTTTAAATATTAGTGAAAAAGTTAAGGAAAAAGAAGGTAATAAATATATAATTAATCATTTGTCTCTATCTGTAGAACGTGATTATAATGTAAAATATAGTATTCAAATAGCATTGTTTAAGTCTAATAATGGTCAATTAGAAGCTGTAGATTATGATTTTCCATTATTATCATTAGATCATTATTTAATGGATGATCTTTTTTTAAATATGAATAGATTAGTGGCTGAATTAAAAGCTTTTAATAAATTCGTTTTTTCAATATCTAGACCGTATGCTTCGATATATTTAAGTTTTCTAATAACCAGGCTAGATAGGGAATTACGTTTTTCTGAAATAAACAGGATAAATGTAAATCCTTTACATATTTTTAATATTATTCATGATATTTATAGTTTGATGCAGGTTAGTACTGATGACGGAGCAGAGAATATTCAACATATTATATATGATTTTTATAAACCAATTAGTAAGTTTAGATTATTAATAGAAAAACTTTTTGACATATGTAAACATAAAAAGATTAGTAATTTTGTACAGTTTCATTTGCAAGGTCAGAAGTATATTTGTGAAGACTTTCCTGATGAATT
This region of Francisella frigiditurris genomic DNA includes:
- the tssC gene encoding type VI secretion system contractile sheath large subunit, coding for MSDNNLSLTEELLSNFGSFGEVSTVLQNIDFNVSDDASKVLSLSENYNARNLMALSLVLANNQDINNYNQKYVQKVISIIDKLIDLQVNAIISNDEFKALEKEWLQVQEVCQGDYDMVEVSILDVKKEELQYDFERNLYDISSSDFFKKVYVSEFDQYGGEPYGVILGLYDFNNSTDDITWLTGMGMVAKNSHAPFIASVDKSFFGVEDISEITQIKSFETLLEHPKYKEWNDSRNLDVAAYIGLTVGDFMLRQPYNPENNPVQSKLMNGFNEFVDYKDNNSYLWGPSSIHAVKNMMRSYDKTRWFQFIRGVESGGYVRNLTSCVYDNKGVLETKAPLNVLFADYMELSLANIGLIPFVGEKGTNNACFFSINSTKKVEEFVDDFDSANSRLIANLSYTLCISRISHFIKCVIRDKIGSVVGAEEIQGILSDWISEFVTTVYQPTPLEMSRYPFRNVSIEVKPIPGKPGWYSCKVNVIPHIQFEGMDTTMTIDTRLEPELFGQAAS
- the tssK gene encoding type VI secretion system baseplate subunit TssK, with product MFLERLYWEDGLRLDSKVLDKSDTTLAEKAAYANFLPSNLRQGIVSFDLDMESLSSGLILVKELKLYIEDKSLVLFDKTYPLSVQVKDEELAAAIPLFLNISEKVKEKEGNKYIINHLSLSVERDYNVKYSIQIALFKSNNGQLEAVDYDFPLLSLDHYLMDDLFLNMNRLVAELKAFNKFVFSISRPYASIYLSFLITRLDRELRFSEINRINVNPLHIFNIIHDIYSLMQVSTDDGAENIQHIIYDFYKPISKFRLLIEKLFDICKHKKISNFVQFHLQGQKYICEDFPDEFFVAKRHYFVIKRKHDAPNNARFDNKNVIRITSISRNKSIVTLSLSGLKLEEVDTSMTNFAISLNNLDTLYEIKKGSEWDFVLADRSAVFSAFLESQNFEFFIAFT
- the iglC gene encoding type VI secretion system tube protein IglC, whose product is MSEIISRQTVTSGQTISVRTGTTACIGSHPDPRIFVDSLEIAGEKIDKKIVAIEGGDDVTKADDATAAASVISLTITPGSINPTISIVLGTLINSSTRVKIQEKVSDILKAGATDMNIKLGSSNKKQEYKTDEKWGIVIDLSNLELYPISADAFSISIEPTELMGVSKDGMRYHIISIDGLTTDKGSLPVCSAASTDKGVAKIGYIAASA